In the Dolichospermum flos-aquae CCAP 1403/13F genome, CAACAGGTAATGCTTGTCCAACAAGAATCTAAGCTGCTGGGGATGACAGTTGGGGAAGCCTTAGCTTATCCTTTAATTCTGCGCGGTGTACCTAAGCAAACTATTCAGGAAAAAGTCAGTTATTGGCAAGAAAAACTGCAAATTCCTGAACAATGGTTAGGACGAACCGAGGTGCAACTTGCTGCTGGACAAAGACAGTTAATTGCGATCGCTCGCGCCCTAGTTACCGAACCCCAGATTTTACTCCTAGATGAGCCTACATCAGCCTTAGACACTCCCACATCCACTCATTTAATAAGTGTACTCACTCACCTAAATCAACCCCATTCCTCGGCAATTTTAATGGTAAATCGCCAAATTGATTTAGCTCAAGCATTTTGTACCCACCTGTTACATCTTCAGCAAGGTCAAATAGTTCTCAATCAACCTGCCGCTGATACAGACTGGGACAACTTAGCAGCCAGCCTCAAGCAAGCCGAAACTCAAGCACTAGCAGAATGGACTTAATCAATTACCCATTAACCATTTCAAGAACTTTGAGTAGTTAGTACAGGAAGTTGATTAGTAAATCTCTCTTTTGGTAATTTTGTGTGTGTTTGCGGAATGTTGACATTCAAAATTTCCATGTTAAACCGGTATCCAACATTGCGGATAGTTTGAATTAAACTGGGTTGACGGGGATCAAGTTCCACCTTCTTCCGCAACGATAAAACATGAGTATCAATAGTGCGGGGATTATCAATAGCATCAGGCCAAGCACGACGTAATAATTCCGATCTACTTAAAGGGACTCCTCCAGCTTGTGCTAAAACGTACAATAAACTGAATTCCTGGGGCGTTAAATCAATAAACTCCCCTTGAAAACGCACCCGACGCTGGACTAAATCAATTTGCAAACTGCCATAATCTAAATAAGCTGGTGCAGTAGGTGTCCGGTTACGGCGGATAATTGCCTCAACCCTAGCCAAAAATTCTTGCATTCCAAAAGGTTTGCTTAAATAATCATCCGCCCCCGCTTTTAATCCTGCTACAATATCGGCTTCATTAGTACGAGCAGATAACATGAGAATTAAAGGCTGTTGTTGACGATGTAACCAGCGGCAAAACTCCACCCCATCACCATCTGACAAATCCGCATCTAGAATGACTAGAGTGGGTTGATGGCTGATAAACACTTCTTTTGCTTGATAAATACTGGCAGCTTGATGAACTCGGTATTCTAGTTGTTGCAAGTGCCAACCCAACAACGACCTCAGATGGGGATTCCCCTCAACAATTTCTATACAAACCGAACCCACAGTGGTAAGACCCCTTAGCGTTGATGAATCTCAAATTAACAATCTCATGGTTAAGGTTTTGTAGTTTTTGTTACTTCAATAGACATATTCTTCACATTTCCCTCAAAAAACCTTGCAGAAAATTTATTTTTTACTTTATTTGCAGCCAAGCTAGTAGCTTTATTAAATTTTTATTACGTTTACATTATATCCATTTGACAACGGAAATAGGTAAATAAAATTACTTTCCCATTACTTGTAGCGGTATGCACTAGAATCAGCTACAAAATTTCCTTCAAAAAGCCATATAACCCTATTACTTTCTTCTCTTCTTTCCTTTCTTCTCTTCTCTTCTCTTCTTTTCTTCTTCTTTTTATTCCTCCTGACTCGGTGACTCCTATCATTAAAGTTTATTTTTGGCAATCTGTCCTACTCCTGAAGAGATATGGTAAACTCAATAGAACAATCATTTACCAAAGGGAGTAGCACAAAAATCACACCTGATTACAACCAAAGGTAGAGACAGGTTGTTACTTATCCCGGAAACAGCTAACAAATTCTCAAACTTGATTTTACAAATTTATGCACTAATAGCTAGATTTGTATTCCCGGTGAGAAACGTCTAAAAAGTTGGATAAAAATCAATTACCCTTTGTGGTTACAAATAGATAGCTAAGTCCAAGCTATCAGATCAAATTTTTGACAAAAAATCGTAAAAATACCTGACAAAATCACCATATTTCCAATTTTTTGGCGTTAGGATCTAATTAAGTTTTTAGCTGCTGGGGGGTCTCACCCAAGGTGAAAATATTAACTGATGAGTTAATACAGAAGAGGGAAGTGATACTTCATTAAGCGTGAATCATCATCTACAATTCTCATTGCAAAGAGATTAATAAAGCAGTTATGCTCCAAGACACACAAGCCATCCGCTACTACCAAAGACTTACCGACGCCTTCGTCGAATTATGGAATCGCGGTTATCGTATGGATGATATGCGGATGTATTTGGATGGATACCTTGCCGCACTTCGACATAGTAACATCATGGAACCATATTGGATTCATCGCTTAGAAGAGGAAGCCAGCCGTTATTTGCATGATGTATCTAACTTCGCAATGGTTCAGCCTGAACCTGAAAAACAACATGGCTACTACTAAAGGTGCTATCTGATTTTGCTGATTAGCCTATTACCGCTGACGATTATAGCACGATTTTTGCATTCGTCAATGGGGTATAGGGGACGAAATTTGGGAAATACTGCAATTGATATGAGATCAAACCCCTTAGTTTTACATCAACAAGGGGAATTTTTTTGTTTATTCGTCAACCTTAGAGGATGTTTGAAAAGTGGTATTCCGTAATTTTCATCACATTGCTACCCCCCTTTCCCCTTGTAAAGGGGGGAAACAATAAAAATCCAGTTCCCTCCCCTTTACAAGGGGAGGGTTAGGGTGGGGTAAAAAATATTTGATACATCAACCATAACTTTTCAAACACCCTCTTAGAAAATAATTAAAACATCTTATGTTTAAAGACAGGTTAATAAAACATTATTATTTACATAAATTTTGAATTTACATTTAACCTTTCAGTTCTGATTAATAATTTCTTGAGATAATTGACACAATTCCTCTAGAGATATCTTTTCTGAATTGTACAATTCTTCAATCTTCTGTGTAGCAACTTCTAAAATTTCCTGACCACTTCTGATTTGAATATTTAATTTATCTTGATTTCCATCATAAATCACAAACAGAGAGATATTTTTATCCATAGTTTGTGTAATCCCTTTGACTTTAAAATCAGTCACAAATTTACCTTCTGCTGGAACATGAAGAGGTAAATTAGAAGATTGAATAATTTCCTGAATATCTGCAAGTTGTAAACTAGAAATTGCGGGAATTTTCGCTTCTATATTCACAAATTCGGCTAAATCTGGCTGCTTAATTACAACATCTTCCAATGATTCATATTGAAATGTAATTTTCCCTGCTAAATTATCAGTAATCGCATAAATTGACACAGAGTATGGAGGTTTAGGGACAGAACCCTGTGCATAAAATAAACTCCCCTCTGCTGTAACTGTAATTTGAGGTGTATCTGCTAGGGTTTGTAAAGATTGCAAATTAGCAATGGTACTTTTAACAAATACAGAATCCAGCCCTAAGATAGATGCTAAATCATTAGCTGTAGGAGGAGGATTAAACTCCATAGCAGCACGAATAATAAACTCTTCTAAGACATTAAATTTGCGGGGTTCTTTAATGGTTAATTCTAAAGAATTTTGAATTACAGTATAGCCAAATTGACGCGCTGCTAAAACTGTTAAACCAGCAGTTTCAGTTTCAATTTTCTCAACTATATATTTCAGATTTTCATCAATTGGTTTAATTACAGAAACAGGAAACATCAATAAAACCTCCATGAGAATTAACAGTTTTGGCAACTTCAGAATACATATTACCTACTGTACCGGGTTTAGTTGTAAATAAATCATGACAACCAACAATTACTAATAATTCTTGTGCGCGGGAAAAAGCCACATTCACCCGTTCTGGTTTATTGGCAAATCCCACATCTCCTTGCTGATTGTTCCTTACCATACTCACAATTACCACTGGTCTTTCCATACCTTGAAATCTATCCACTGTACCTGTTCTAATTTGCAAAGAAGGGAAAAGTTCAGATTGTAAGCGTTCATCAATTTTTCTTAATTGAGCGCCATAAAATGTAATTACAGCTATTTCTTTTTTTGGTTCTCCATTTGCTACTTTATGCACCCAAACCTGCTCAAATTGGTGACAGATACTTTCAATCACATCAACTTCTTTAATATTCAAAAATGAAGTTCCATTGCGTTCTTCTTGAAATTCATTTTCTTTGGGCATTTTTACCCAGCAGAGATGATGGTAAGATTCCATGATTTCTCCTGCTAAATTATGAGCGCGTTTTGTGTCAGGTTCTAAAATCCCACATTCCAATTTACCATGATAAAATTGATTAATTGCGCCCATAATCATCGGGTGCATTCGATATTGAGTATTTAGCATTTTTTTAATGCTTTTATCAGCGGTTTCAAACTGACTTTTAAATAATGATTCTTCTAAAAATTGTAATTCTTCCCTCGTATTCCCCATTGTTTTCGCAACTTCTTCCACGGTGCTAGTATCAAGCATAGGTGGTAATTGTCGATGATCTCCTACCATGACTAATTTTTTACCTTTTAAAGCCGGAATTAGTAACTCTGGAGGAGTGCATTTACTAACTTCATCAATAATCACAACATCAAAAGATTGGAATTCTTCTGAGAAATTATAATTTGCAGCTTGAACACAAGTAATACCAACAACGTTAGCATTATCTAAATAAATCCCTCTGAGGTCTTTACTATCTTGTTCTGAGGGTTGACGAAGTTTTGCAACCCAATCTTGCACAAAATTTTGATATTTGTGCAAATAATTTTCTTCACTTTTTAGCTGTCGTTTCCATGACTTAAATTTATTTTGAATATTGCATAAAGATCCTAAATCTAATAAATCATTATTAGATAATTCTGGTTTTAATTTATCTGGGATTGTTTGCCAAATTGACTGCCACCAATGCCGTTCGCTAATTAAACTAGCTGATAACTGTAATTGTAATTTCTGTTCTAAGTCAGATATTTTTATTTGTAATTCTGCAAGTTCTTGTTGATAAATATCAGCTTCTGCTTGAAAATTTGTGAACTCTTGATTTAAAGAGTCTTTAATTGTTTCTAAAACAGTAAAAGGTGCTAATGATAAAATCAGAGTTTCCATTTCATTAATACGATTTTCCCAAAACTTGACTTGTTGGGAAAATTCCTGGGATTTTTCCCAAATATTTGCTTGTCTAGTCAGATATTTTTCTGCTAAAATCCGTAGTGGTAGGGGGATATTTTGCTGTTTATGAAGTGCTTGTAAGTTATTGATAACTTCTGCAAGTTTTAAATTAGCAGCTTCTTTAGTTTTCTTTACCTGAGATTTAGCTTCAGATATTTGTGCTGATGAAATTTCATTTTCTGGAAGTTCCTGGAATTGCTGTTGTAAAATTTCTAATTGTTGTTCAGCTTCAGTTTTAACTCTTAAAACACATTGACGCGCATGAACTAAGATAATATCTAGTAATTCTTGGGTAATGCGGGTAAGAGTAGCTTCAATGTTATTCCATTCAAAGGACTTACCATAGGTTTTTTCCAATCTAATTAAAAAGACTTGAGTGTTTTCAACTAGCAATTTTCGCTGTTTAGGATTGAGGAGTTGATAATTTTGGAATTTTTGATAGGTTGTTTGCCATTGAATTTGATCAATTTTTGATAAAACTATAGGAATTTGACTAAAACTTTCTTGTAAAAAATAACTAAAATCATGTTTTTTACCTTTTTTATCGGTAAAGTTACCCGCTATTTCATAAGATATGGCTTTTGTTAATACTCCCCAATCTGGTAAACTGATTTGATAATTTTTAGGAACAATAGTTAATTTTAATGTTTTGGCAAACATCAATAAACCTAATGGTAAACCTACCATACTTTCTGTTAATTCAAAATCAGATTCTTGACATTCTTTCAATGCTTGATATAAGTTATTGTAAGCTGTAGATTTCCATTCAACAATGGCTTCAATAATATAATCAATTTCCCGTTTGCGATTTTCCCAAATTTGAATTGTTGTCCGTAAATCGTTTTGGTTATGACAATTTTGATGATCTGTTTCTAATTTCTCCAAAGATACAGAATGCTGCTGGAAAATATAAACTAATTTTGCTACTTCCGAAATAGCTAAACCGACATCATTAGCATCTTTTAATCCCGGTTTAAATGCAGAAATATGAGTTGTGATATTCTTCTGCAACCAAACTGCTAACCCAAATGCACCAAATCCCGGACGAGTAAAACCAAGTTCTTCAATACATTTAATAGCTTGACGCACATTTTCTCGAAAATTCTGTACTTCTTGATTATTTTCTGTATAAGGTTTAATTTGTGGTAAAAAACTGTTGATTTCTGAAGATTCCCAATCTATATTTGTGGCATTTTTGAGAATATTTTCTAACCCAGTAATTAATAATTCAATTTCTTTTTTAGTTACCAAAGTTTGATTATATTCAATTTCTTGATTTTGATAACTTGTTTCTAAATTATCTTTTTCATTTTTGAGTTCATTCTGTTGCTGATTTACTTCTTGTTCTGCCAGAAAATAGTCTGTAAATCGTGGTAATAATGGTAATAATTGATTGATAATTCTAATATTTTCGTGACGTTGACTGAGATTATTTTCACAGTCAGTAGCGGTATTTTGTAGCCATGTACCAATTACTTGATCTTCTAAAAATGGCTGTCCTTCTTCCCCAACTTTTTCGGCTCGTCCCTTTCTAATAGCACGAATAACGGGATTGTGAACTAAGCGACTGAGGGCGTTATCAACGGCTAAATTAGCTTGTGAGGTAATTAATGTGCGTCCCCCGCGCAAAGCTACTTGATAGCAAATTTCCGCAATTACGGTAGTTTTTCCTGTACCTGGTGGTCCTTGAATCAGCACTAAATCTTCTGCGGACAGGACTTTTTCAACTGCGGCTTTTTGTCCAGCATTTGCAGAAGATAATAATAAGTCTTTTGAGTTAAGTTTAATCCTTTTGATAATCGGTCTGGCTTGGGAAGCGTCAAAGAGAAAGTTACCTAAATAGGGGTTTTGAGTGCGTCCTTGTTTTAATTGTTCTAAGGCTTTTTCTTTCCGTTCAATTTGTTTGATGTCTCCAGCAGCATCAAAAAATAAGTAACCATTCTTGGGAAGTTGATAATTACCTTTGGCTATATATTCGATGATTTCTCGTTCTAATCGAACATGAATAAAATTATGTTTTTGATCAATTTTTTCAATAGTTCCTAATTGACGACTGTGACGACGATTTCTGTCTGTGGGTACGGAATCTAAAAAGTTAACTTCTTGATTTTTGGCTTTTCTTACCCGTTCCCAAAAGTTTTCTACACCTAAAATATTCTCTTCAGAACCGTTAAGGGTAGCTGAATTAACTTTAACTTCTAAAGCGATTTGTCGAGAATTTGAGCCATGATGAGAAATTCGGAAAGATACACAAAATTGCCGGGATTTAGCAATGCGTTCTTCAACTTTTAAAAATGCTTTCCAGGCTTTAAGTTGATCTTCTGTGGGGACATGATTTCCGCAAATTGGCATATTTTTAATTTTTGCCAATAATGGTTTGGGAATATCCAAAGGATGTTGATGATTGGGACTTAGTCGCAACCAATAGGGTAAAGCATAGCCGTCAATATTTCCCCGCAATTCATGTAATAAATAAGCTGATAAAATTTTAAATCCGCCATGTCCATCTTGACGAATAGCAGCTTTAAATGCTAAAGTTTTTCCTAGCTTTTTCAGTTTTTTTGGTAGTTGAAAGTTTTCTTGATCTGTGGCTATAGTTAGTTCCCAAATCTCTTCTCCTGGTTCTTTTGCAGTTCC is a window encoding:
- a CDS encoding ABC transporter ATP-binding protein, whose protein sequence is MLRLEAVNFYKRLQHQHQYPILQDITFDVSPGDRLVIIGESGAGKTSLLRLINRLNEPSGGKIYLKNQEYRQIPVIQLRQQVMLVQQESKLLGMTVGEALAYPLILRGVPKQTIQEKVSYWQEKLQIPEQWLGRTEVQLAAGQRQLIAIARALVTEPQILLLDEPTSALDTPTSTHLISVLTHLNQPHSSAILMVNRQIDLAQAFCTHLLHLQQGQIVLNQPAADTDWDNLAASLKQAETQALAEWT
- a CDS encoding response regulator transcription factor; the protein is MGSVCIEIVEGNPHLRSLLGWHLQQLEYRVHQAASIYQAKEVFISHQPTLVILDADLSDGDGVEFCRWLHRQQQPLILMLSARTNEADIVAGLKAGADDYLSKPFGMQEFLARVEAIIRRNRTPTAPAYLDYGSLQIDLVQRRVRFQGEFIDLTPQEFSLLYVLAQAGGVPLSRSELLRRAWPDAIDNPRTIDTHVLSLRKKVELDPRQPSLIQTIRNVGYRFNMEILNVNIPQTHTKLPKERFTNQLPVLTTQSS
- a CDS encoding DUF6761 family protein, with amino-acid sequence MLQDTQAIRYYQRLTDAFVELWNRGYRMDDMRMYLDGYLAALRHSNIMEPYWIHRLEEEASRYLHDVSNFAMVQPEPEKQHGYY
- a CDS encoding AAA domain-containing protein; amino-acid sequence: MNNKTKIEDCGYTFIGSAVDNLVRHLEGQSSLQLYPEFRERRERANELLFDLVGKQPGLFYIRRQGTAKEPGEEIWELTIATDQENFQLPKKLKKLGKTLAFKAAIRQDGHGGFKILSAYLLHELRGNIDGYALPYWLRLSPNHQHPLDIPKPLLAKIKNMPICGNHVPTEDQLKAWKAFLKVEERIAKSRQFCVSFRISHHGSNSRQIALEVKVNSATLNGSEENILGVENFWERVRKAKNQEVNFLDSVPTDRNRRHSRQLGTIEKIDQKHNFIHVRLEREIIEYIAKGNYQLPKNGYLFFDAAGDIKQIERKEKALEQLKQGRTQNPYLGNFLFDASQARPIIKRIKLNSKDLLLSSANAGQKAAVEKVLSAEDLVLIQGPPGTGKTTVIAEICYQVALRGGRTLITSQANLAVDNALSRLVHNPVIRAIRKGRAEKVGEEGQPFLEDQVIGTWLQNTATDCENNLSQRHENIRIINQLLPLLPRFTDYFLAEQEVNQQQNELKNEKDNLETSYQNQEIEYNQTLVTKKEIELLITGLENILKNATNIDWESSEINSFLPQIKPYTENNQEVQNFRENVRQAIKCIEELGFTRPGFGAFGLAVWLQKNITTHISAFKPGLKDANDVGLAISEVAKLVYIFQQHSVSLEKLETDHQNCHNQNDLRTTIQIWENRKREIDYIIEAIVEWKSTAYNNLYQALKECQESDFELTESMVGLPLGLLMFAKTLKLTIVPKNYQISLPDWGVLTKAISYEIAGNFTDKKGKKHDFSYFLQESFSQIPIVLSKIDQIQWQTTYQKFQNYQLLNPKQRKLLVENTQVFLIRLEKTYGKSFEWNNIEATLTRITQELLDIILVHARQCVLRVKTEAEQQLEILQQQFQELPENEISSAQISEAKSQVKKTKEAANLKLAEVINNLQALHKQQNIPLPLRILAEKYLTRQANIWEKSQEFSQQVKFWENRINEMETLILSLAPFTVLETIKDSLNQEFTNFQAEADIYQQELAELQIKISDLEQKLQLQLSASLISERHWWQSIWQTIPDKLKPELSNNDLLDLGSLCNIQNKFKSWKRQLKSEENYLHKYQNFVQDWVAKLRQPSEQDSKDLRGIYLDNANVVGITCVQAANYNFSEEFQSFDVVIIDEVSKCTPPELLIPALKGKKLVMVGDHRQLPPMLDTSTVEEVAKTMGNTREELQFLEESLFKSQFETADKSIKKMLNTQYRMHPMIMGAINQFYHGKLECGILEPDTKRAHNLAGEIMESYHHLCWVKMPKENEFQEERNGTSFLNIKEVDVIESICHQFEQVWVHKVANGEPKKEIAVITFYGAQLRKIDERLQSELFPSLQIRTGTVDRFQGMERPVVIVSMVRNNQQGDVGFANKPERVNVAFSRAQELLVIVGCHDLFTTKPGTVGNMYSEVAKTVNSHGGFIDVSCFCN